The genomic window ATGTTCATCGGCTTCAGACTTAAGATCACGATGGAGCTTGAAAAGCTGGGCATCGAGAAGATGAATATAGCGCCAGAATGCCAGAAACAATAATAATGATATCAATCCCCCGATTACAAGCTGGGTCGTAAGGACAGCATGATGTCCGGCTCGTTTTGCCGTGATATCATAAAGCATCAGCATCTGGACATGGTTTTCGCCATTATCCAGTTCGAGGTCGTACCAACGCGTAAGATAATGGTGTTCGTTCATTTCAATACGGCCGGTCTCTGCAATACCAGCCTCGGATATATACTCAAGCAATTTATTCCTGCCGGCAGTTTTCAGCTCGAGCGAAGATCCTGCAATCAAGGGCTTTGTTATGTCCGCTTCATCCGCCTGTGTTTCAACCTGTGAATCTGACCCACTTGCAATAAAGATAAATTCAGTACCGAAAAGATTTGAAAGTCTCGGAATCAGATTCTCGGCTACTTCGCTGGCCTGAAAATAGCCATACAGAGATGATTCTACCTTCCAGGGCAGGACACTGCTGAGAAAGACTTTATTGTTGTAGTCGAGATGAAATCCGGAGTGTTTTCGTCGATCGCCTGTAAGCATACGCGTTTTAGCTTTGGTTTCAGCGATCGGTGCATTCGTATCACTCGAGTACACGAACAAAGGATTTCCCGCAGGATCGAATAAAGCCAGGCGATCAATATTGTTTTTAACTACTTTTTGCTTTGAAATCTTTTTCAATCTCTCGCTCAGTGAATTGAAATCACCCACGCGCGCGAAAAGCCGGAGTGAATCATCACTGGTAAGCTGTGTCAGGATTTTGTTCATTGCGACAGAATCATGACCGATTTCCTTGAAGAATAAATTTTGAGCAAGATCAAATTCTCTGGAAGCAATGCCCTGCATTCGTGAGTAAAAAGTCTGGTTGGATACCAGCGATAAGGCTGTCAAAATAAACAGAAGTCCGACAGCCAGAGGCAACAATACCCTGGTTTTTATGTTGCTGCGGGCAGTATTCACGAAATCCTCAAAAAATTCACTGAGAAATACAGCTGATTACAAAATCACTCTACCATCAACGAAACCACCAGATTCCTTCTTAATTATCGGCTGAATTGATTGACCTTTTAGCAGTTACAGATTTGTTAATCAGAGTTTAGCGAAACTCTCAACAATCATTGTTTCGGAATAAAGCAGGAAGACAAAATGACCTGTTTTTAATTCCAATTCAGTTTAAAAAATGTTAGATTGAGTTTGAACTATCTGAAATCGGAGGTACACTATGGCAGACGACAGCAAGAATCTGGTCGATGTCGGCATGGGAAACCTTCCCTTTCCGATCAAGGTGCCCTCGCGTGAGAAATCGGAAGGTCAGCAGACTATCGCAAATATTTCCGTACGCACCCGAATTCAGGCGGATCTCGAAGCTCACTGGCAGAACCGCTTTATTCAGGTCCTGCACAGCCATCGCAGTCGAATCGACACCGCGACATTATCCGAAAACGTCGAAAGTTACCTGAAAGCTCTCAATGCCGACACAGTACGCCTTGAATTCGAGTATCCTTTTTTTGCCGAGAAAACAACACCGGTCTCAGGGGAGAAATGTCTGGTGCGCTACCATTGCAACTATTCGGCCAAGCTGACCACAGTATGGGACAAGCCAAAGATCACTTTCAAAATCCATGTTCCCGTGATTACGACCGATCCGGCCTCCGATCCTGAAAAAGAGGGTGGTTTGTTCGGACAGATGAGCGTTCTCACGATTGAAATAGAATCGCGGCAGGAGACTTATCCGGAGGATTTGGTAGATCTGGCGGATAAGCATTCCTTATCACCGGTGTACTCATTTCTAACTCCCGATGACCAGATCAAGATCATCCAGACCGCCCACATCCAGAAGAAATCAAGTGTCGAGGTGAGTGAAGCGATCAAAACCGAACTGGCCCATAATCGTTTTATCGAATGGTTCTCGGTGAGTTGCGCTAATTTCGGTATGCTCCATTCTTACAACACTGCGATCGGGAGCGAGCGGGACATACGTTTGCCATTCTGATAATTGAATCATGGGCGGGAACAGATCGGTCAGGCAGCGGTTCCAAATCTTAAAAGATTGAACACGATATCGCAACATAGCTATGAATATAAATAAGATCGACAAAAGGCGGGTGCGCTCTCTAAATCAATATCCATTATCTAATGGCCCGGTGGTCTACTGGATGAGCCGTGACCAGCGGGTCGAGGATAACTGGGCTCTCTTGTACGCCCGTGAGCTGGCGCTAAAGCTCAAACAACCACTGGCAGTTCTGTTCTGCCTAGCGCCCGGTTACCTCGACTCCACCTGGAGACAATATGACTTCATGCTGGCCGGATTGAAGCTTCTCGAAAAGAAATTGTCGGCCTTGAATGTCGGATTTATTCTCGTTTCAGGTCAGCCGGAGGTCGAAATTCCCCGCACTGTCAAAAAGCTCAAGGCATCCTGCCTCGTGACCGATTTTAATCCGCTCAAGATAAACAGGCAGTGGCAAGAGAAAACCGTCAAAAAGCTGGCTGTACCAGCTTACGAGGTCGATGCCCACAACATTGTGCCCTGTCGGCTTGCCTCGGACAAACAGGAATTTGCGGCACGCACGATCCGTCCCAAGATACAGAGGCGACTCGATGATTACCTTACCGATTTTTACGAATTCAGGAAATATCCCCACGGATTCGATAATGTGTTGCCCGGAGTCAATTGGAAAAAAGCTGTCAAGTCGCTCAAAATCGATATGTCGGTCGGACCGGTTTCAGACTTTGTGCCGGGATCTACGGAAGCTCACAAGATGCTGGACAGGTTCATCCGTACCCGGCTGGATGAGTATGACCAGAAGCGCAATGATCCGAATCCTGAGGCGGTATCAGATCTCTCGCCGTATCTACACTTTGGTCAGATATCGGCCCAGCGGGTAGCCCTGGAGATTTTATCCCGGTCTACCGCCTCGAATCAGCGAGATTCATTTCTGGAAGAATTGATCGTCCGCAGGGAGCTTTCAGACAATTTCTGTTTCTTTAACCGCGATTATGATAATTATGCCGGATTCCCCCAGTGGGCGCGACGAACTCTCGATCAGCACCGCGATGATCCTCGAGAGTACGTTTACACGTGTGACCAATTCGAGAACGCGAAAACCCATGATGAGCTCTGGAATGCGGCGCAACTGGAAATGGTGATCACCGGCAAGATGCACGGTTACATGCGCATGTACTGGGCCAAGAAGATTCTCGAATGGTCGCCCTCACCCGAAAAGGCTCAGCAAATTGCGATCTATTTGAACGACCGCTATGAACTTGACGGCAGGGATCCCAATGGCTACACCGGTGTGGCCTGGTCGATCGGGGGAGTCCACGACCGGGCTTACGGAGAACGCGAAATTTTTGGGAAAGTGCGCTATATGAGCCGGTCCGGATGTGAACGCAAATTCAATGTCATGGCTTATATTGAAAAGATCAATAAACTCAGGAAATAGAAATGAAGCCGTACATATTGAAGAGAAAACAGGTCGTCGAAAAACCTCTGGAAGAAGTCTTCGAGTTTTTCTCACGGCCGGAAAACCTGTCGAGAATCACACCGCCCGAGATGGGATTCAATATCATCACTCCCACACCGATCGATATGAACCGCGGTAGCTTGATCGATTACACGGTTAAAGTTCTCGGACCCTTGGCTGTGCGCTGGACATCTTTGATCAGTGAATACGACCCTCCACACAAATTCGTGGATGTTCAGCTCAGGGGGCCTTACTCTTTCTGGCACCATACCCATACCTTCAAAAGCATTGCCGAAGGAACCGAAATCACCGATGAGGTCCGCTACCTGATACCAATGGGAATCATCGGTAATTTGGCTCACGCCCTGTTCGTACGAAAGAAGCTGGAGCAAATCTTCGATTTCCGCCGCCATGTGATCGGCAACTATTTTAAGTAGCTCTACCGACAAAATAACATTATCATTTTAATCAACTGATTGAGCCGATGATCGAATGGTTTCACATTGAACTTCATCGATTCGTGAGTGTATAATTGATTGCATCTCTCGCGAGATTGCAATGACATCCGCAATTTATTACTCATACCGGGGGAACGTATGAATCTCTATCAAAAAGCACACAGGATTAAGTTTTCACGGACGATTTTACTGATTTCTGCAGTCGTGATTACAGCGGTAATCGGAGGTGTTGGCCTGCTGTCATCAGAACCGCAGACTGAACCTGACCTGGATGTAAAAGTCGAGTCATTTGCACCTTCCGGACAGGTTGGACCTCAGACTAACTTCACGATCGAATTCAATCGCGACCTCGTGTCTGACACAGACCTTGATTCGGCTGTGCTCGATCCACCGCTCGAATTCGAACCGCCATTAACGGGTTTGGCGCGCTGGGTAGATACAGATAAACTGCGCTTCTTTCCGGACCGCGAACTGGCCCCCGCGACAGATTATAAAGTCCGGGTGCGATCCGACAAGGCCTGGCGCTACGGCAACCGTATCGGCGAAAAACGAACCTTCAGGTTTTCCACTCCCCCCCTGGCAATCGAATCTGTCGACCACTGGCAGGTTTCATCGAGCGACAATCCCGGAATGGTACGCTTACATATAAACCTGCGATTCAACTACGAAACAGACCTGGCCGGACTCGAACAAAATCTAGAAATCAAAGCTGATAAGAACTGCGTTAAATCAGCTCTCGAGTGGGATGTAGAAGACAGCTACGTGGAAGGTCGAACAAGTGAAGGCTTCTACGCCGACCGCGGTCACAATGTACACATCAGCACGGAACCGTTTAAGCTGACCGACCAGGGACAGATATATCTACTTAAAATCGATGACGGTCTCGGTTGCCTCGGCTGTGGCAATCAACTTGACTCGGACTTCGAGAAAAAACTGGAAGTCGATCGTCGCCGGCGTTTGACTGTCCGGGAGGCAAGACCGCGCTACCACGGCACCAATGGAGTGATCGCGATACGTTTCAGCCAGAAAGTGTTGCAGGATGATGCTGAGAAACATATCGTAATTGAACCTGAAACCGATTACCGAATCAAGCAACACTATTATGAAATCCAGCTGAGCGGAGACTTTAAGCCCGGGCAGACGTATACAATCAATGTTGACAAGGGGCTTCCGGCGGAAAATGGCGCTCTGCTTGATAAAGATTTTTCTGCCAGGATCACGATGCCGGATTACCCGCCGTCCGTGAATTTCACATCCCAGGGGATTTATCTGCCCGACAGGGGTAACGGTCTGCTGGAAATCGAAACTGTCAACATCGAAAAGCTGGCGATCGAAATTGAACAGTACTATCCGAATAACCTGGTTTATGCTTTCGGAGATCGTCCCTATCAACTGCGCAATTACAGAACCGTAAACCTTTCAACTTTGGGACGGGATTTCTTTGAATCGACTGAGAAGCTCTATGGCCGGCACAACCAGAAGCTTCAAACCACGATCGATGTCGGTGATGTCATCGGCGATAACGCACAAGGTATATTCAAGCTCTCAGTACGTAAAAAAGAAGATCGCTGGGTTGCGGACACTCGCCTTGTGATGA from Candidatus Zixiibacteriota bacterium includes these protein-coding regions:
- the phrB gene encoding deoxyribodipyrimidine photo-lyase — translated: MNINKIDKRRVRSLNQYPLSNGPVVYWMSRDQRVEDNWALLYARELALKLKQPLAVLFCLAPGYLDSTWRQYDFMLAGLKLLEKKLSALNVGFILVSGQPEVEIPRTVKKLKASCLVTDFNPLKINRQWQEKTVKKLAVPAYEVDAHNIVPCRLASDKQEFAARTIRPKIQRRLDDYLTDFYEFRKYPHGFDNVLPGVNWKKAVKSLKIDMSVGPVSDFVPGSTEAHKMLDRFIRTRLDEYDQKRNDPNPEAVSDLSPYLHFGQISAQRVALEILSRSTASNQRDSFLEELIVRRELSDNFCFFNRDYDNYAGFPQWARRTLDQHRDDPREYVYTCDQFENAKTHDELWNAAQLEMVITGKMHGYMRMYWAKKILEWSPSPEKAQQIAIYLNDRYELDGRDPNGYTGVAWSIGGVHDRAYGEREIFGKVRYMSRSGCERKFNVMAYIEKINKLRK
- a CDS encoding CDP-paratose 2-epimerase; amino-acid sequence: MKPYILKRKQVVEKPLEEVFEFFSRPENLSRITPPEMGFNIITPTPIDMNRGSLIDYTVKVLGPLAVRWTSLISEYDPPHKFVDVQLRGPYSFWHHTHTFKSIAEGTEITDEVRYLIPMGIIGNLAHALFVRKKLEQIFDFRRHVIGNYFK